Proteins from one Gimesia maris genomic window:
- a CDS encoding PIN/TRAM domain-containing protein, with translation MLLISIRVLYAFVCAGAIATFVSSNPPSPVDQSPLIAFVLLMILTQAVTCLDLLVGRKRIEVISAIYFGLLVGVLLSFLLKLALDPVISKTNWGEGVVMITTLTLPYLCISFLLQTKDDFRFIVPYVEFSRELKGGRPLVLDSSALIDGRIADVVETKILDSEMVVPDFILKEVQDIADSSDKVRRVRGRRGLDILSTLQNNPTVDISMYEAKETDKEKGLTVDQRLVVAAKKLGGKVVTNDFNLNKVASVQGVDVINLNDVANSLKPRYLPGEHIQLKIIKEGESQAQGVGYLDDGTMVVCEQANHLVGRDVDAVVTSVLQSSAGRMIFGRVTENR, from the coding sequence ATGTTGTTAATCAGTATCCGTGTGCTCTACGCATTTGTTTGCGCTGGCGCTATCGCCACCTTTGTCAGTTCTAACCCGCCCAGTCCCGTCGATCAGTCTCCGCTGATTGCGTTTGTCCTGCTGATGATTCTCACACAGGCAGTAACCTGCCTGGACCTGCTCGTTGGCCGCAAACGGATCGAAGTTATCTCAGCCATTTATTTCGGCCTGCTGGTTGGAGTGCTGCTGAGCTTTTTGCTGAAACTGGCCTTAGATCCGGTAATTTCCAAGACAAATTGGGGTGAGGGAGTGGTCATGATTACGACCCTGACCTTGCCTTATCTGTGTATATCCTTTCTGTTACAGACCAAAGATGACTTTCGGTTTATTGTTCCCTATGTTGAGTTCTCACGAGAACTGAAGGGGGGGCGTCCGCTGGTGCTGGACAGCAGTGCTTTGATTGATGGAAGGATCGCAGATGTCGTAGAAACGAAAATTCTGGATTCCGAAATGGTAGTTCCCGATTTCATTCTGAAAGAAGTACAGGATATCGCTGACAGCAGCGATAAAGTTCGTCGCGTGCGAGGTCGTCGTGGACTGGACATTCTCTCCACGTTGCAGAATAACCCGACCGTCGATATCTCGATGTACGAAGCCAAGGAAACCGACAAGGAAAAGGGGCTCACCGTCGATCAGAGGCTGGTGGTTGCCGCTAAAAAACTGGGTGGAAAAGTTGTCACCAACGATTTCAATCTGAATAAGGTTGCGAGCGTACAGGGAGTCGATGTGATCAACCTGAATGATGTCGCTAACTCATTGAAACCACGCTATCTGCCTGGTGAACACATTCAGTTAAAAATCATCAAAGAAGGAGAATCGCAGGCACAGGGTGTGGGATATCTGGATGATGGTACAATGGTGGTTTGTGAACAGGCCAATCATCTTGTCGGGCGAGATGTGGATGCTGTTGTTACCAGTGTTCTACAGAGTAGCGCGGGTCGCATGATCTTCGGTCGTGTGACTGAGAATCGTTGA
- a CDS encoding ExbD/TolR family protein, which translates to MKLRSSGREAEKIEPQMAPMIDVVFQLLIFFMLTLNIVEPEGDFNVNMPITDSNAPAEEPVLKTDIKVRLVANEDGSLNTIRVGQNNLGNGPNVFTGLNHEILKIIGRPGSPITKDMEVELESDYNLHYEYTLKAVSACTGRLDPSGKRIIRYIEKIKFAPPVGGPNAGS; encoded by the coding sequence ATGAAACTACGCAGCTCAGGTCGAGAAGCAGAAAAAATCGAGCCACAGATGGCGCCGATGATCGACGTGGTATTTCAGCTTCTGATCTTCTTTATGTTAACGCTGAATATCGTGGAGCCTGAAGGCGACTTTAATGTGAACATGCCTATTACGGACAGCAATGCTCCTGCTGAAGAACCTGTCCTCAAGACTGACATTAAAGTCAGACTGGTTGCAAATGAAGACGGTTCACTCAATACGATTCGGGTAGGTCAAAACAATCTGGGAAACGGTCCCAATGTATTCACTGGCTTGAATCATGAGATTCTGAAAATTATTGGTAGACCAGGAAGTCCGATTACTAAAGATATGGAAGTCGAGCTGGAATCCGATTACAACCTGCATTACGAATATACCCTGAAAGCAGTGAGTGCCTGTACCGGACGTCTGGATCCTTCCGGGAAGCGCATTATCCGTTACATCGAAAAAATCAAGTTTGCACCTCCGGTGGGTGGTCCGAATGCGGGCAGTTAA
- a CDS encoding ExbD/TolR family protein, with protein sequence MKLKTKKPAVADVDMTPMIDIVFQLIAFFMVITNFEQIQADERVKLPSDSLAKPPEVKAADELVLNIGFDRNAAGEITDPEAYIFYNGEQIPVLKFGPKFEQEARIYKQKNQDPKDVPVILRADALVQTGLVQDLIKLAQENGFTKFAFKATQKIE encoded by the coding sequence ATGAAACTTAAAACCAAAAAACCGGCGGTGGCTGACGTCGATATGACGCCGATGATCGACATCGTGTTTCAGCTGATCGCGTTTTTCATGGTGATTACCAACTTCGAACAGATTCAGGCGGATGAACGGGTGAAGCTGCCTTCGGATTCTCTGGCGAAGCCACCAGAAGTGAAAGCCGCTGATGAGCTGGTGTTGAATATCGGTTTTGACCGGAACGCTGCAGGGGAGATTACGGATCCCGAGGCCTATATATTTTATAACGGCGAGCAGATTCCCGTGCTGAAATTCGGACCGAAATTCGAACAGGAAGCACGTATTTACAAGCAGAAAAATCAGGATCCGAAAGACGTGCCTGTCATTCTGAGAGCAGATGCACTGGTGCAGACAGGTCTGGTTCAGGACCTGATTAAACTGGCACAGGAAAACGGCTTCACCAAATTTGCCTTCAAGGCAACCCAAAAAATCGAATGA
- a CDS encoding MotA/TolQ/ExbB proton channel family protein, whose translation MINTPFSRPETTTMMMGNSLERNQTSLAFRSLSILLLLAVVLTPFGLPANSWAFQDEAAPAAGEAPAAGEAAAPAAEPAGEAPAAGGGEAPAAAPAGNAAPATQESFLSWMIRASGFFGFILLLLSFLMVALIMANVLSIRRDNLMPPDLIGAFEEKINSKDYQGAYELAKSDDSFVARVLAAGLSKLNQGYAEAVEGMQEVGEDENMAMEHKLSYLALIGAIAPMIGLMGTVYGMILSFQTIANSATSPKPSELADGISTALFTTLEGLTVAIPAMIFYSLLRNRVARFSLEVGMISESLMNRFSSSSK comes from the coding sequence ATGATTAACACTCCTTTCAGTAGACCGGAGACCACAACGATGATGATGGGGAATTCCTTGGAACGGAATCAGACTTCACTGGCTTTTCGTAGCCTGAGCATATTATTACTTCTGGCCGTCGTACTGACGCCGTTCGGTCTGCCAGCGAACAGCTGGGCTTTTCAGGATGAGGCGGCGCCTGCTGCGGGTGAGGCACCAGCTGCAGGTGAAGCTGCCGCTCCGGCTGCTGAGCCAGCGGGTGAAGCACCTGCTGCCGGTGGTGGTGAAGCACCAGCTGCCGCTCCTGCTGGAAATGCGGCACCGGCTACACAAGAAAGTTTCCTGTCCTGGATGATCCGGGCATCAGGCTTTTTTGGTTTTATCCTGCTGTTGCTTTCTTTTCTGATGGTAGCCTTAATTATGGCGAATGTACTTTCCATCCGTCGTGATAACCTCATGCCACCCGATCTGATTGGTGCCTTTGAAGAAAAAATTAATAGCAAAGATTACCAGGGAGCCTACGAGCTGGCAAAAAGCGATGATTCGTTTGTCGCACGTGTGCTGGCAGCTGGTCTGAGTAAGCTGAACCAGGGTTATGCAGAAGCCGTAGAAGGCATGCAGGAGGTTGGTGAGGACGAAAACATGGCCATGGAACACAAACTGAGTTACCTGGCTCTGATCGGTGCGATCGCGCCGATGATCGGACTGATGGGTACTGTTTATGGTATGATTTTGAGTTTCCAGACAATTGCCAACTCGGCAACGTCACCGAAACCGTCTGAGCTGGCGGATGGAATTTCTACTGCGTTGTTTACAACTCTGGAAGGTTTGACCGTGGCGATTCCCGCGATGATTTTCTACAGCCTGCTGCGAAACCGGGTTGCCCGTTTTTCATTGGAAGTCGGCATGATCAGTGAAAGCCTGATGAACCGCTTCTCTTCCAGCAGCAAATAA
- a CDS encoding tetratricopeptide repeat protein yields MKRPIWSSLILLAGISILTASNATAADTIYQYDGSSPLLGDVSGYTKTELTLKRGATDVKIPANEIERVRWEGEPPQLNIARNQEQNGNYAAALEEYKKAEGSASPNLKKSLQYMIARATARSAKSNPAQLDNAIKLLDDFVKANADHFSYYPAMKLLGESQLAKKDYVAANSAFGTVERSPWKDYQMDAKNMKARVLLAQGNTKGALAAFETVAKMDGKTPGELANKHAAQLGSAICLEKDGKPQDAIKVLDEIIKNVSSSQSSLLAEAYLKKGDCYQALGESKEALIAYLHVDVLFPSEPAVHAEALYHLSTLWGKVQKPERGNEARAVLQQQYPDSEWTQKATKS; encoded by the coding sequence ATGAAACGTCCGATCTGGTCAAGTTTGATTTTACTGGCAGGAATTTCGATTCTGACAGCGTCAAATGCAACCGCTGCAGATACGATTTATCAATATGATGGCAGCAGTCCTCTGCTGGGAGATGTCAGCGGCTACACGAAGACCGAGCTGACATTAAAACGCGGGGCAACCGATGTTAAAATACCGGCGAATGAAATCGAACGTGTTCGCTGGGAAGGTGAGCCTCCGCAGTTGAATATTGCCCGCAATCAGGAACAGAATGGAAATTATGCAGCCGCTCTGGAAGAGTATAAGAAAGCTGAGGGCTCAGCGAGCCCGAATCTGAAAAAGAGTCTGCAGTACATGATTGCCCGTGCGACTGCCCGCAGTGCCAAATCAAATCCTGCTCAATTAGACAATGCCATTAAACTGCTGGATGATTTTGTCAAAGCCAACGCAGATCATTTCAGTTATTACCCGGCGATGAAACTGCTGGGAGAATCCCAGCTGGCGAAAAAAGATTATGTGGCTGCAAATTCAGCATTTGGCACAGTCGAGCGCTCCCCCTGGAAGGATTACCAGATGGACGCCAAGAATATGAAAGCACGGGTCTTGCTTGCCCAGGGAAACACAAAAGGGGCTCTGGCAGCCTTCGAAACTGTTGCCAAGATGGACGGCAAGACTCCTGGTGAGCTGGCAAATAAACATGCTGCCCAGCTGGGAAGCGCCATCTGTCTGGAGAAAGATGGCAAACCTCAGGATGCGATCAAAGTACTGGATGAAATTATCAAAAATGTCAGCTCCAGTCAGAGTAGTCTGCTGGCGGAGGCTTATCTGAAAAAAGGTGACTGTTACCAGGCATTAGGTGAATCGAAAGAGGCGTTGATAGCTTATCTGCATGTTGATGTTCTGTTTCCTTCAGAACCGGCTGTACATGCAGAGGCTTTATATCACCTGTCGACGCTCTGGGGAAAAGTTCAGAAACCGGAGCGGGGAAATGAAGCCCGGGCGGTTCTGCAGCAGCAGTATCCGGACAGTGAATGGACGCAAAAAGCCACAAAAAGCTGA
- a CDS encoding tetratricopeptide repeat protein, with product MRLFHFVSIVSLFTILTMVSSVSAEEQYLEFLQGLRDKNYHDTALQYLDQIAADKTTPKEIQELIPFERAMTLMMFSRTQTQPEEQEETLNLALAQLALFTKQYPNHPMAGTANTERGKIILEKAEVEGRKAQSPAEQNNKKAHQEAARKLVAQARDIFQKAYNLHEKTWKSFPATFIDKQKEPERYEARAKAEIQFMSAQLDLAQCTYAEAQTYDPGSADFNRLLKKAAEEYAKIHERYRSQVGGLYARMWQGKCFEEQGELGQALGIYNELLGHPGKSSAIKGLKDNCLQFRLICLNDEKKKDYQLVINEAEEWLKDNRSHSRTAIGQGITWELARAQEALANQESTKKGDQDRILRQALANARFVNAFRGKYRDVSRLMVGRINAKIQGNSGGDPQDFATAYGLGQDRNKQTKTLKDKLAAAKTPADKKKAQVELTQFMEETARILRIALKLADNKTDPKELDHARFLLSYTYYNLRRSYECAILAEFVAKSDDKVNGGMSLDAAYLALAGYLQAYNDSPKDLRYVDNQHMEAICNLITSRWPESGRANDARIQLGNIYSSTERPAEAAKWFSQVPPAAPQYTDAQIRAGQAYWNSYLTAMSRRSETKPENAKQWSELAEKHLRTGIAATLKSLPPEAKTPENLTAAKTSLAQIALNNGKYQEAIDILTKDPHSVLKAIHVAKGAKRPAKGVQSSEFANLVYQLQLRGYIGLQQIDLARKAMKELEESASGSGGESITEMYRQLGEKITEEIERLKTAGDTKRINDVRKSLETFLTDIFKRKDQTYGSLVWIGETYYGMGQGASENPTVARGYYDKAAAAFEEILKRQDATGEFIPGNFQVGITLRLINCKREQGEYEAAMKLLAPIVKEKDNSPEVQFEAASLLQAWAASGQGDNNKKYLEAINGMELENGGVIRGWNYLARLLQNSLDSPGREDLKKMYLKMYFDAQYNKVDSLRKYAIAVNDASSLERTKSEINVFGQTNVDLPDDVWERFNQLYRQVQIDMGEDPQDLARRMSASETVAANDATALETETPADTRQKVAQQPTEQTAGGSNTMIIVLLLLVGVGGAVAFYFFGLKPGKKAPRPSYQLATNVTIPSDIPASAPPTPKPSRSEPSKSSLPDIADGKPRSKSEPEKTRNRQPTEKADSNKSDSGNEKRKLTPEQIAARKAKLAQMSPEEIAARKAAIAKKKAAQAKQQKQSRPRPESESQDS from the coding sequence ATGCGTCTATTCCATTTTGTATCGATCGTGAGTCTGTTTACGATTTTGACAATGGTCTCTTCTGTTTCCGCAGAAGAGCAATATCTCGAATTTCTCCAGGGATTACGGGATAAAAACTATCACGACACGGCATTGCAGTATCTTGATCAAATTGCCGCCGACAAAACGACTCCCAAGGAAATTCAGGAACTGATTCCCTTTGAGCGGGCGATGACATTGATGATGTTTTCGCGGACTCAAACTCAGCCCGAGGAGCAGGAAGAAACACTGAATCTGGCTCTGGCACAGTTGGCATTGTTCACAAAGCAGTACCCGAATCATCCCATGGCAGGGACTGCGAATACAGAACGCGGGAAAATTATTCTGGAAAAAGCGGAAGTAGAAGGCCGCAAAGCACAGTCGCCTGCGGAACAGAATAACAAAAAAGCCCATCAGGAGGCGGCACGAAAACTGGTGGCCCAGGCCAGGGATATCTTTCAGAAAGCCTATAATCTCCACGAAAAGACCTGGAAGTCATTTCCTGCGACTTTCATCGACAAACAGAAAGAACCGGAAAGATACGAAGCCCGGGCCAAAGCTGAAATCCAATTCATGAGTGCCCAGCTGGATCTGGCACAATGCACTTATGCTGAGGCACAGACCTACGATCCCGGCAGTGCTGATTTCAATCGGCTTCTGAAAAAAGCTGCCGAAGAATATGCCAAAATTCACGAACGTTATCGCAGTCAGGTTGGTGGATTATACGCCCGTATGTGGCAAGGAAAGTGTTTTGAAGAACAGGGTGAACTGGGACAGGCGCTGGGGATCTACAATGAATTACTGGGGCACCCCGGTAAGTCCTCGGCGATCAAAGGTTTGAAAGATAACTGTCTGCAGTTCCGATTGATCTGTCTGAATGATGAGAAGAAAAAAGACTATCAGCTGGTGATTAATGAAGCCGAGGAATGGTTGAAAGATAATCGTTCCCATAGTCGTACTGCCATAGGGCAGGGGATTACCTGGGAACTGGCGCGAGCCCAGGAGGCACTGGCAAATCAGGAAAGTACGAAAAAGGGTGATCAGGATCGGATTCTCAGGCAAGCCCTGGCGAATGCCCGGTTTGTGAATGCGTTCCGGGGTAAATATCGCGATGTTTCCCGGCTGATGGTAGGTCGAATCAATGCGAAGATACAGGGGAATTCAGGCGGAGATCCTCAGGATTTTGCTACTGCGTACGGCCTGGGGCAGGATCGCAATAAACAGACGAAAACGTTAAAAGACAAACTGGCAGCAGCCAAGACACCAGCGGATAAAAAGAAGGCTCAGGTTGAACTGACTCAGTTCATGGAAGAAACTGCCCGTATCCTGAGAATCGCTTTGAAACTGGCAGATAATAAAACGGACCCCAAGGAACTGGATCACGCCCGATTTCTTTTGAGTTACACCTATTACAATCTCAGACGCAGTTATGAATGTGCGATTCTGGCAGAGTTTGTGGCGAAGAGCGATGACAAAGTCAATGGAGGCATGTCATTGGATGCGGCTTACCTGGCGCTGGCTGGTTACCTGCAGGCTTATAACGATTCACCCAAGGATCTGCGTTACGTAGACAATCAGCACATGGAGGCGATCTGTAACCTGATTACCAGCAGATGGCCTGAAAGTGGACGTGCGAATGATGCCCGGATTCAGCTGGGTAATATTTACAGTTCAACTGAAAGACCAGCCGAAGCAGCAAAATGGTTTTCACAGGTTCCACCCGCAGCGCCACAATACACGGATGCTCAAATCAGAGCCGGGCAGGCATATTGGAACAGCTATCTGACAGCGATGTCGCGTCGTTCTGAAACGAAACCAGAAAATGCAAAACAGTGGTCAGAGTTAGCTGAGAAACATCTCCGCACTGGAATCGCGGCGACTTTGAAGTCTCTGCCGCCGGAAGCAAAGACTCCCGAAAATTTGACTGCTGCAAAGACATCACTGGCTCAAATTGCCTTGAATAACGGGAAATATCAGGAAGCGATTGACATTCTGACAAAAGACCCGCATTCGGTTCTGAAGGCCATTCATGTTGCAAAAGGGGCTAAACGGCCTGCGAAGGGAGTACAGAGCAGCGAATTTGCGAATCTGGTCTACCAGCTGCAACTGCGGGGTTATATTGGTTTGCAGCAGATTGATCTGGCACGTAAAGCGATGAAAGAACTGGAAGAATCCGCTTCAGGATCTGGCGGCGAATCGATTACCGAGATGTATCGTCAGCTGGGCGAGAAAATTACGGAAGAGATTGAACGTCTGAAAACTGCCGGGGACACCAAACGAATTAACGATGTACGAAAATCACTGGAAACATTTCTGACAGATATCTTCAAACGAAAAGATCAGACCTATGGTTCGCTGGTCTGGATTGGTGAAACTTATTATGGCATGGGACAGGGGGCCAGTGAGAACCCGACTGTGGCGCGTGGTTATTATGACAAAGCTGCTGCAGCGTTCGAAGAAATACTGAAACGCCAGGATGCGACTGGCGAATTTATTCCGGGTAATTTTCAAGTGGGGATTACACTGCGTCTGATAAACTGTAAGCGGGAGCAGGGTGAGTACGAAGCTGCAATGAAACTGCTCGCTCCCATTGTGAAGGAAAAAGATAATTCACCAGAAGTACAGTTTGAAGCTGCCAGTCTCCTGCAGGCCTGGGCTGCAAGCGGTCAAGGCGATAACAATAAAAAATATCTGGAAGCCATTAACGGGATGGAACTGGAGAACGGTGGGGTGATTCGTGGCTGGAATTATCTGGCCCGGCTTCTCCAAAATTCGCTGGATTCGCCAGGTCGTGAAGATCTGAAGAAAATGTATCTGAAAATGTATTTCGATGCCCAGTATAATAAGGTGGATTCACTGCGAAAATATGCAATCGCAGTGAATGATGCCAGCAGTCTGGAACGCACAAAATCTGAAATCAATGTATTTGGCCAGACCAATGTTGATCTTCCGGATGATGTCTGGGAGCGGTTCAACCAGTTGTATCGTCAGGTCCAGATTGATATGGGAGAAGATCCACAGGATCTGGCGCGACGAATGAGTGCCAGTGAAACTGTAGCAGCGAATGATGCAACTGCTCTGGAGACAGAAACACCGGCGGATACCCGACAGAAAGTGGCACAGCAGCCGACAGAACAGACTGCTGGGGGTTCCAATACCATGATCATTGTGCTGCTTCTGCTGGTAGGAGTTGGTGGTGCAGTCGCGTTCTACTTCTTTGGATTAAAGCCTGGTAAGAAAGCACCGCGTCCCTCTTATCAGTTAGCGACAAATGTCACAATACCTTCCGATATTCCTGCTTCGGCACCTCCGACCCCAAAACCGAGTCGATCAGAACCGTCAAAGTCATCTCTGCCTGATATTGCTGATGGGAAACCTCGCAGCAAATCAGAACCTGAGAAAACCAGAAACAGGCAGCCGACGGAGAAAGCGGATTCCAATAAGAGTGATTCCGGTAACGAAAAACGTAAACTGACACCGGAACAAATTGCTGCCCGTAAAGCAAAATTAGCACAAATGTCGCCCGAAGAAATTGCAGCCCGGAAAGCGGCGATTGCCAAGAAAAAAGCAGCCCAGGCAAAACAACAGAAACAGTCACGACCTCGTCCCGAAAGTGAATCCCAGGACAGCTGA
- a CDS encoding ZIP family metal transporter, giving the protein MLTVIQWIHLFIILLIAFAGGYFPFTKTAHIRTNGGFPRGEAFSSGVFLALSLTMLLPASFHIFQEELPELNYPIGSVIAILAFLGLLAMEHMTMHSIERERIKIKNGRLPARIPLVMTTMIALPSFFLGTTLGMSDNTQATFIFIAIILHKGTAAFALMLTMVRSTLSRSQIIFLFTSFALSTPLGIIFGGFIHNDLSPSAAIVKAVVFSLGAGTFLYMGTLHEMKHASLIEHCGKRSCFLAMVTGLFITALVRFVMGDAHHF; this is encoded by the coding sequence ATGTTAACAGTAATCCAATGGATTCACCTTTTCATTATCTTGTTGATTGCTTTTGCCGGGGGGTATTTTCCATTTACCAAAACAGCACATATCCGCACGAATGGAGGATTCCCGCGAGGTGAAGCGTTTTCTTCAGGTGTTTTTCTTGCTCTTTCATTGACCATGTTACTTCCTGCCTCCTTTCATATTTTTCAAGAAGAGCTTCCAGAACTCAATTATCCAATTGGTTCCGTCATTGCCATTCTTGCTTTTCTGGGCCTGCTTGCGATGGAACATATGACGATGCATTCAATCGAGAGAGAACGAATCAAGATCAAAAATGGGCGGTTGCCAGCGCGTATCCCACTGGTCATGACAACGATGATCGCACTCCCCTCATTCTTTTTAGGAACCACCTTGGGAATGAGTGATAATACCCAGGCTACTTTCATATTTATCGCTATTATTCTCCATAAGGGAACTGCGGCCTTTGCGTTAATGCTCACAATGGTTCGTAGCACACTCTCTCGATCGCAAATAATATTTTTGTTTACTTCTTTTGCACTGAGCACTCCACTGGGAATTATCTTTGGTGGATTTATTCACAATGACCTTTCGCCTTCAGCTGCAATCGTCAAAGCCGTCGTTTTTTCACTGGGAGCCGGCACGTTCCTCTATATGGGTACGTTGCACGAAATGAAACATGCCTCATTAATCGAACACTGTGGTAAAAGAAGTTGCTTTCTGGCGATGGTAACCGGCCTGTTTATCACTGCATTAGTTCGTTTCGTGATGGGCGACGCACATCATTTTTAA
- a CDS encoding DUF1559 domain-containing protein, with the protein MRIKRGFTLIELLVVIAIIAILIALLLPAVQQAREAARRTQCKNNMKQIGLALHNYVSTYGETLPNAGNPLTSGYPDDFSPLARLLPYSDQTNLNNLIDFNLHLGHPAFQPLPAEMQPVAKTVIPMFLCPSDPGPQVAIEPYQNLYEYAGCNYAANQGDGVDFDNGSTYDPIHPLAPGNGLFWVGAKNKMRDIVDGTTNTIAFAESTRGPGTSTTGTNNDVRMYRMEGGYVEVAAAPPYPNTEGSRMLSWLRGSVPFGPVMNGYLTPNSKVPDAVTGSSKLTAARSYHSGGANVVLCDGSVRFVGDSIDQTLYHGLWTRAGGEVIGEF; encoded by the coding sequence ATGCGCATAAAACGTGGGTTTACACTGATTGAACTTCTGGTAGTCATTGCGATTATCGCAATTCTGATTGCTTTACTTTTACCTGCTGTGCAACAGGCACGTGAAGCCGCCCGCAGGACACAATGCAAAAACAATATGAAGCAAATCGGACTGGCCCTGCATAATTATGTCAGTACCTACGGTGAGACGCTTCCCAATGCGGGTAACCCGCTGACCAGTGGCTACCCCGATGACTTCTCACCCCTGGCTCGTCTGCTGCCGTATTCCGATCAGACAAACCTTAATAATCTCATTGACTTCAACCTTCATCTGGGACACCCAGCATTTCAACCCTTACCTGCAGAGATGCAACCTGTGGCGAAGACGGTCATTCCCATGTTCCTGTGCCCCAGCGACCCGGGTCCCCAGGTAGCAATTGAGCCTTACCAGAATCTGTATGAATATGCCGGCTGTAACTATGCAGCCAACCAGGGTGACGGTGTGGATTTCGACAATGGCAGTACCTATGATCCCATTCATCCGCTGGCTCCGGGTAATGGACTCTTCTGGGTAGGAGCGAAGAACAAAATGCGCGACATCGTGGACGGTACCACCAACACGATCGCTTTTGCCGAATCAACACGCGGACCGGGAACCAGCACAACCGGGACCAATAACGATGTGAGAATGTATCGCATGGAAGGAGGATATGTCGAGGTTGCAGCTGCGCCTCCTTATCCGAATACAGAAGGATCACGCATGCTCTCCTGGTTGCGTGGCAGCGTGCCGTTTGGACCGGTCATGAATGGTTATCTGACACCCAACAGTAAAGTTCCCGATGCCGTGACTGGTTCTTCCAAGCTGACTGCCGCCCGCAGCTATCACAGTGGCGGGGCTAATGTCGTGCTCTGCGATGGCAGTGTTCGCTTTGTGGGGGACTCTATCGACCAGACCCTCTACCATGGGCTCTGGACGCGCGCCGGGGGAGAAGTCATCGGCGAGTTCTAA
- a CDS encoding ABC transporter ATP-binding protein, which translates to MPSLQSTTVSSDAESQPLLIENLTKSFAQGDKRILALNGVSAEVNQSEFVAIMGASGSGKSTLLNLMAGITQPDQGRVLIDGTEITSLRDPALTRFRRRKIGLVFQSFNLIPTLTARDNILLPVLAGGEQGPLSVNELLERIGLQDRATHRPDALSGGEQQRIAIARALISDPALLLADEPTGSLDSVTSQTICRLMKELRDDLGRTVIVVTHEPDVAMWADRVIVLRDGQKLTEFETKQFPDAQALAAFYQETVLSSGSGAEIL; encoded by the coding sequence GTGCCCAGTTTACAATCTACCACCGTATCCAGTGATGCTGAATCTCAACCCCTGCTGATTGAAAATCTGACAAAGAGTTTTGCACAGGGAGATAAACGAATTCTGGCTTTGAATGGAGTCTCTGCTGAGGTTAATCAGTCTGAGTTTGTTGCCATCATGGGCGCCAGTGGATCAGGAAAAAGTACACTGTTGAATCTGATGGCGGGCATTACTCAACCCGATCAGGGACGGGTACTCATTGATGGGACTGAGATCACATCGCTGCGCGATCCCGCTTTGACCCGCTTCCGCCGCCGAAAAATCGGCCTGGTCTTTCAGTCCTTTAATCTGATTCCCACGCTTACCGCGCGCGATAATATTCTTCTCCCTGTTCTCGCAGGAGGAGAACAGGGACCACTGAGTGTCAACGAATTACTGGAACGAATCGGTTTACAGGATCGGGCGACCCACCGTCCGGATGCCCTCAGTGGAGGGGAACAACAGCGAATTGCCATTGCCCGGGCATTGATCTCGGACCCTGCTCTGCTGCTGGCAGACGAACCGACGGGCAGTTTGGATTCGGTCACCAGCCAGACGATCTGTCGCCTGATGAAAGAACTCCGTGACGACCTGGGCCGCACAGTGATTGTCGTGACCCATGAACCTGACGTTGCCATGTGGGCCGACCGAGTCATTGTTCTCCGCGATGGTCAGAAACTGACAGAGTTCGAAACAAAACAGTTTCCCGATGCCCAGGCACTGGCTGCTTTTTACCAGGAAACAGTTCTCTCATCTGGATCAGGAGCCGAGATACTATGA